One genomic segment of Microcella indica includes these proteins:
- a CDS encoding PTS sugar transporter subunit IIB, translating to MKIVAICGAGIGSSGILKVNTERVLQRLGVSATVVAADIDSVARVAADAQVILTSEEFVEAIGRTHADVVVVQNYFDTDELTQKLTDAVG from the coding sequence GTGAAGATCGTCGCGATCTGCGGTGCCGGTATCGGCTCGAGCGGCATCCTCAAGGTCAACACCGAGCGCGTGCTGCAGCGTCTCGGCGTCTCGGCGACCGTCGTCGCCGCCGACATCGACTCGGTCGCGCGCGTCGCCGCCGATGCTCAGGTGATCCTCACGAGCGAGGAGTTCGTCGAGGCGATCGGGCGCACGCACGCCGACGTCGTCGTCGTGCAGAACTACTTCGACACCGACGAGCTCACGCAGAAGCTGACCGACGCCGTCGGCTGA
- a CDS encoding PTS sugar transporter subunit IIA: MSLPSLADRAIVLQAHAADWRAAVRLAGDALVDSGCTTAEYTEAMLRLVETHGPYIVIAPGLALAHARPGPEVRQDGLSVVTLAEPVEFGHAHNDPVSVVIGLAGVAADAHLSAVADLANAFNDSAAIQALARATNREDARAILEGRRVS; the protein is encoded by the coding sequence ATGAGTCTGCCCTCCCTCGCCGACCGCGCCATCGTGCTGCAGGCGCACGCCGCCGACTGGCGCGCCGCCGTGCGCCTGGCCGGCGACGCACTCGTCGACAGCGGCTGCACGACCGCCGAGTACACGGAGGCGATGCTGCGCCTCGTGGAGACCCACGGCCCGTACATCGTCATCGCGCCCGGCCTCGCTCTGGCGCACGCGCGCCCCGGCCCCGAGGTGCGCCAGGACGGACTTTCGGTCGTCACGCTCGCCGAGCCGGTCGAGTTCGGTCACGCGCACAACGACCCGGTCTCCGTCGTCATCGGCCTCGCCGGGGTCGCCGCCGACGCCCACCTGAGCGCCGTCGCCGACCTCGCGAACGCTTTCAACGACTCGGCGGCCATCCAGGCCCTCGCCCGTGCGACGAATCGTGAGGATGCTCGCGCCATCCTCGAGGGGCGCCGGGTGTCATGA
- a CDS encoding phospho-sugar mutase, producing MTHLDDAKNWLAQDPDPVTREELAALIDGAELGEATAIAALRDRFGSRLAFGTAGLRGELGAGPNRMNRVLVAQAAAGLARFLLDRADRPEGSAPSVVIGFDGRTNSDVFARDSAEIMAGAGVRVTLLPRMLPTPVLAFAVRHLDVSAGVMVTASHNPPRDNGYKVYLGDDDDGAQIVPPSDGLIHEAILEVARSVAVGDLPRSSAFEVAGEDVIDAYVERTAAIASGGSGGGGTAPVPFAAVPFVYTPMHGVGWEVSQRVFAAAGLGEPTVVAEQVEPDGGFPTVSFPNPEEPGALDLAIATANRAGAELIIAHDPDADRLAVAVPRPESATADSAGWRRLSGNEVGALLGWRAAERLQREGQDGALAASLVSSPALGVIARHYGLDYRDTLTGFKWISRTPRLRFGYEEALGYLVNPGTVRDKDGISASVEFLTMVGELAAAGRTLADRQNDFDALFGAFASAQVSLRVTDLSRIGEIMSALREQAPAEIGGVRVREVDDFIGGFGDYPPGDILRFWMHGGARVIVRPSGTEPKVKVYIDASSEQGSVSERRAAAQAEVAALEAGMRALVA from the coding sequence ATGACGCACCTCGACGACGCGAAGAACTGGCTGGCGCAAGACCCCGACCCGGTCACGCGCGAGGAGCTCGCTGCCCTGATCGACGGCGCCGAGCTCGGCGAGGCGACCGCCATCGCGGCGCTGCGCGACCGCTTCGGCTCACGGCTCGCGTTCGGCACGGCCGGGCTGCGGGGCGAGCTCGGCGCTGGGCCGAACCGCATGAACCGCGTGCTCGTCGCGCAGGCGGCGGCGGGGCTCGCGCGGTTCCTGCTCGACCGGGCGGACCGCCCCGAGGGCAGTGCACCGAGCGTGGTCATCGGCTTCGACGGCCGCACCAACAGCGACGTCTTCGCGCGCGACAGCGCCGAGATCATGGCGGGCGCGGGTGTGCGAGTCACCCTGCTGCCGCGCATGCTGCCGACCCCCGTGCTGGCCTTCGCCGTGCGCCACCTCGATGTGAGCGCCGGAGTCATGGTCACGGCGAGCCACAACCCGCCTCGTGACAACGGCTACAAGGTGTATCTCGGCGACGACGACGATGGAGCCCAGATCGTGCCGCCGAGCGACGGGCTCATCCACGAGGCGATCCTCGAGGTGGCCCGCAGCGTCGCCGTGGGCGACCTGCCGCGCTCGAGCGCGTTCGAGGTGGCGGGCGAGGACGTGATCGACGCATACGTCGAGCGCACGGCGGCCATCGCGAGCGGTGGTAGCGGCGGCGGCGGCACAGCACCTGTTCCCTTCGCGGCCGTGCCCTTCGTGTACACCCCGATGCACGGCGTCGGGTGGGAGGTCTCCCAGCGCGTCTTCGCCGCCGCAGGCCTGGGCGAGCCGACCGTCGTCGCCGAGCAGGTGGAGCCCGACGGCGGCTTCCCGACCGTGTCCTTCCCCAACCCGGAGGAGCCGGGCGCGCTCGACCTCGCGATCGCGACGGCGAACCGCGCGGGCGCGGAGCTCATCATCGCGCACGACCCGGACGCCGACCGTCTCGCGGTCGCCGTGCCGCGCCCCGAGTCGGCGACGGCGGACAGCGCCGGATGGCGTCGTCTCAGCGGCAACGAGGTCGGCGCCCTGCTGGGGTGGCGGGCCGCGGAGCGCCTGCAGCGCGAGGGGCAGGACGGCGCGCTCGCAGCATCCCTCGTCTCCTCCCCCGCACTGGGAGTGATCGCCCGCCACTACGGCCTCGACTACCGCGACACGCTCACGGGCTTCAAGTGGATCTCGCGCACTCCCCGCCTGCGCTTCGGCTATGAGGAGGCCCTCGGCTATCTTGTGAACCCGGGCACGGTGCGCGACAAGGACGGCATCTCGGCGTCGGTCGAGTTCCTCACCATGGTGGGCGAGCTCGCCGCTGCCGGCCGCACCCTCGCCGACCGCCAGAACGACTTCGACGCCCTGTTCGGGGCCTTCGCGAGCGCCCAGGTGTCGCTGCGGGTGACCGACCTGAGCCGCATCGGCGAGATCATGTCGGCTCTGCGCGAGCAGGCGCCCGCCGAGATCGGCGGCGTGCGAGTGAGGGAGGTCGACGACTTCATCGGCGGCTTCGGCGACTACCCGCCCGGCGACATCCTGCGGTTCTGGATGCACGGCGGCGCCCGCGTCATCGTGCGGCCGAGCGGCACCGAGCCCAAGGTGAAGGTCTACATCGACGCGTCGAGCGAGCAGGGCTCGGTGAGCGAGCGCCGGGCGGCCGCGCAGGCCGAGGTCGCCGCGCTCGAAGCCGGCATGCGCGCCCTCGTCGCGTGA
- a CDS encoding adenosine deaminase — MTTATQNLLPGTDLALEALPKVSLHDHLDGGLRPATIVELAAEIGYELPAGATDAESLGEWFATQANSGSLVQYLTTFDVTIAVMQTRDALVRVAREFVEDLAADGVVWGEIRWAPEQHLQQGLSLDEAVEAVQQGLDEGVEAARGAGTSIRVGQLVSAMRHADRGLEIAQLALRHRDTGTVGFDIAGAEAGFPPSRMRDAFELLADEFFPVTIHAGEADGIESIRGALRDGHALRLGHGVRLLEDITLVDEGEMTRASLGRIAEWVKDRGIALETSPSSNLQTGAIAAWGDAMEDHPLDLFTQLGFRVTVNTDNRLMSATTLSRELRLVAETFDYDLDDILALQLNAAQAAFLPVEDREALMDTIIAGFEEHA; from the coding sequence ATGACAACGGCGACGCAGAACCTCCTTCCCGGCACCGACCTCGCCCTGGAGGCGCTGCCGAAGGTGTCGCTGCACGACCACCTCGACGGCGGCCTGCGCCCCGCGACGATCGTCGAGCTCGCGGCCGAGATCGGCTACGAGCTTCCCGCGGGCGCCACCGACGCCGAGTCGCTCGGCGAGTGGTTCGCCACGCAGGCCAACTCGGGGTCGCTCGTGCAGTACCTCACGACGTTCGACGTCACGATCGCCGTCATGCAGACCCGCGACGCCCTCGTGCGCGTCGCCCGCGAGTTCGTCGAAGACCTGGCGGCGGATGGCGTCGTGTGGGGCGAGATCCGCTGGGCCCCCGAGCAGCACCTGCAGCAGGGCCTGAGCCTCGACGAGGCAGTCGAGGCCGTGCAGCAGGGCCTGGACGAGGGCGTCGAGGCGGCGCGCGGCGCCGGCACGAGCATCCGCGTCGGCCAGCTGGTCAGCGCCATGCGCCACGCCGATCGCGGCCTCGAGATCGCCCAGCTCGCGCTGCGTCACCGCGACACGGGCACGGTCGGCTTCGACATCGCGGGCGCCGAAGCAGGGTTCCCGCCCTCTCGTATGCGCGACGCGTTCGAGCTGCTCGCCGACGAGTTCTTCCCCGTCACGATCCACGCCGGCGAGGCGGACGGCATCGAGAGCATCCGCGGGGCGCTGCGCGACGGCCACGCCCTGCGCCTCGGCCACGGCGTGCGCCTGCTCGAAGACATCACGCTCGTCGACGAGGGCGAGATGACGCGCGCGAGCCTCGGCCGCATCGCCGAGTGGGTGAAAGACCGCGGCATCGCGCTCGAGACGAGCCCCAGCTCGAACCTGCAGACCGGCGCGATCGCCGCGTGGGGCGACGCGATGGAGGACCACCCGCTCGACCTGTTCACCCAGCTCGGGTTCCGCGTCACCGTCAACACCGACAACCGCCTCATGAGCGCCACGACCCTCAGCCGCGAGCTGCGCCTCGTCGCCGAGACCTTCGACTACGACCTCGACGACATCCTCGCCCTGCAGCTGAACGCCGCCCAGGCGGCCTTCCTCCCCGTCGAGGACCGCGAGGCGCTCATGGACACGATCATCGCCGGCTTCGAGGAGCACGCATGA
- a CDS encoding IclR family transcriptional regulator: protein MTQPGYAVPALDKALDILELLADEPAGLAQSEIAEATGRSVGQIFRVLVSLERRGYLVRERGGRYLLGTRLFDLAHRHAPLRGLEAVALPIMRELADSVRQSCNLAVLEGDRVRVVAQVESPADFGYRVRVGALFDVAGTATGEVLAGDRDELVRADALQPGITDVVAAVRGATGATIAALTVPYVSTSFSTVAHTQVVQQARSAARDISQALGWIPGVTGR from the coding sequence GTGACGCAGCCCGGCTACGCGGTACCGGCGCTCGACAAGGCGCTCGACATTCTCGAGCTGCTCGCCGACGAGCCAGCGGGGCTCGCGCAGTCGGAGATCGCCGAGGCCACGGGGCGCAGTGTCGGTCAGATATTCCGCGTGCTCGTCTCCCTCGAGAGGCGCGGCTACCTCGTGCGCGAGCGTGGCGGTCGGTACCTGCTCGGCACGCGGCTGTTCGACCTCGCTCACCGGCATGCGCCCCTGCGGGGCCTGGAGGCCGTGGCGCTGCCGATCATGCGCGAGCTCGCCGACAGCGTGCGGCAGTCGTGCAACCTCGCCGTGCTCGAAGGCGACCGCGTACGGGTCGTCGCGCAGGTGGAGTCGCCCGCTGACTTCGGCTACCGGGTGCGGGTCGGCGCGCTGTTCGACGTCGCGGGCACCGCGACGGGGGAGGTGCTCGCGGGCGACCGCGACGAGCTCGTGCGGGCCGACGCTCTGCAGCCCGGCATCACCGACGTCGTGGCCGCCGTGCGCGGTGCTACCGGCGCGACGATCGCCGCGCTCACCGTGCCGTACGTGAGCACGAGCTTCAGCACCGTCGCGCACACCCAGGTCGTGCAACAGGCTCGCAGTGCCGCCCGAGACATCTCGCAGGCACTCGGGTGGATACCGGGGGTCACAGGGAGGTAA